The Mycolicibacterium aurum genome segment ATCTGCCCCGCCGCGGATCCCGCGTGGCCGACTGGTCCCCCACCGACATCTTGCAGCTGTTCGCGTTGCGCAACGTCCTTGAGCGGCACGCCATCGAGACGGCACTCCCGCTGCCCGATCCCCAACACGATCTGGAGCCGGTGCGAGCGGCGCTGGAGCGCATGGATGTGTCGGCGGACGCACTCGACCGCGATGACGCCCACCGCGCCTTCCACGCCGCCGTGGTGAGCCTGGCCAACAACCGTCAGCTCGATATCGCACTGGAGCCGATCCTGCTGAAGCTCCAGCTCCCCATGGCCAAGAACCTGCGCGAAGAAGCCCGTCAGCACGCCGATTCCGAGAACGGCCACAACGGCTCCGCGCACGACGGCATCGAGCGGCACAAAGCAATCCTGTCCGCACTGGAGACCAACGATCCCGGTGTGGTCGTGGATGCCATTCGCGATCACGGCCACCTCGACTATCTGGGCCTCAGCTGAGGCGTCCGGGCCAGCGCTAACACGATCGACACACAGCCGACCCGAATTCGCCATCATTCTGTCGACAATCGACAGTTATGGTCGACGACTTCCACGGTCCATCCGTCGGGCCCTCTGTGGCAGAGATCCTCGCGTCGCACGCCGGCGGTACGGGCTCCCCGACCAAGACCGCCGCTCGGGTCGCCGACGCGATCGCGGCCAGGGGCGATGACGGCACCTGGCTGTCCACGGTCCCGCGCGACCGGCTGATCGCCGCTGCCGAGGCGATCGAACGTCGCCCCGGCGCCCGCACGCTGCCGCTCTACGGAGTGCCGTTCGGGGTCAAGGACAGTATCGACGTCGCCAACCAGCCGACGACGCTGTCGTGCCCGGATTACTCCTACATCGCGACGGCCACCGCGCCGGCCGTGCAGCGGCTTCTCGACGCCGGCGCTCTCTACGTCGGCAAGACGAACCTCGACCAGTTCGCCACGGGGCTCAACGGCACCCGTACGCCGTACACCATCCCGCGCAGCGTGTACGGCAACGAAATGATCTCCGGCGGTTCCAGTTCCGGCTCTGCGCTGGCCGTGGCACTGGGGCAGGTGCCCTTCGCCGTGGCCACCGACACCGCCGGCTCCGGCCGCGTGCCCGCCGCGCTCAACGGTGTCGTCGGCTACAAACCGTCACGCGGGCTCATCAGCACGGTCGGCCTGGTCCCCGCATGCAAATCGCTCGACTGCCTCAGCGTCATGGCGAGTTGCATCGACGACGTCGACCGAGCGCTGGACGCGATGGTCGGGCGCGACGACGACGACCCCTGGTCGCGGGACCGCGGATCCCGATTCGCCGGCGGCACGATTCGGGTCGGACTCCCGCCCGAATCGGAGCTGGAATTCTTCGGAGACGACGACATGCGACGCGCGCACCTCGCGTTTCGCGAACACCTCGCCAGGACCCACACCATCGTCGAGGTCTCGCTCGAACCGTTCCTGGCCGCAGGCACCCTGCTCTACCAGGGACCCTGGGTTGCCGAACGTCTCGTGGAGTTCGGAGATTTCCTTGCGGCGCAGCCGGAATCGATCCATCCCGTGGTCCGCCAGATCTTCGAGGGCGGGCACAAATACACCGCCGTCGACACCTTCACCGCCTTGCAGAAGCTGCAGGAGCTCAAGGCTGTCGTCGGTCGGCTGTGGCAGCGGATGGATGTCTTCGTGCTACCCACCATCGGAACCACATTCACCGTCGACGAGGTCCTGGCTGCCCCCATCGACTGCAACACCATGCTCGGCCACTACACCCATTTCGGGAATCTCCTCGACCTCCTGGGCGCCGCGATACCGCTGGGCATGACGGCGGACGGACGGCCGTACAGCGCCATGCTGCTCGGCAACGCCCTCAGCGACGACACCGTCCTGCAGCTGGCCGCGCAGATCCTCGACGAGCCCCGCGGTCCTCACCCAGCACCGACATCGCCATCCGTTGTCCCCACCCCAGCCGAGGAGCGCCTGTGACCCACACCGTCGACGTGCCCGCCGAACCGACTTCCTTCCCGATCGTCGCGGGAAAGACCGCACTCATCGTGATCGACATGCAGCGAGACTTCCTGCTGCCCGGCGGCTTCGGCGAGAGCCTGGGCAACGACGTGGGCCAATTGCTGAAAGTGGTTCCGCCGCTTGCCTCTTTGATCGGCGCCGCCCGGGAGGCCGGCCTCATGGTGATCCACACCAGAGAAGGACACCAGCCGGACCTCGCCGACTGCCCGCCGGCCAAACTCAACCGCGGCGCGCCCTCGAAGCGCATCGGCGATCCCGGCAGGTACGGCCGAATCCTGATCCGCGGCGAGTACGGGCACGACATCGTCGACGAACTCGCACCCATCGACGGCGAGGTCGTCATCGACAAGCCCGGCAAGGGCGCGTTCTACGCCACCGAACTGTCCGACATCCTCACCGCGGCGGGAATCACGCAACTGCTGATCACCGGCGTCACCACCGAGGTGTGCGTGCACACCACCACCAGGGAAGCCAACGACCGCGGGTACGAATGCCTTGTCGTATCCGACTGCGTGGGTTCGTATTTCCCGGAGTTCCAGCGCATCGGCCTGGAGATGATCAAGGCACAGGGCGGCATCTTCGGCTGGGTGGCCGACACCGCAGCCGTCATTCCGGCACTCACTCAACTCACCACCATCTCCGTCTAGGGCAGCGAAAGAGGATCCGATGAGCACCGACGTCACCAATTCACCCGCCACGCCGCCCGCCGAACCCGCTGCCGAGAAACCGGTGTCGATACCGTGGTGGACCCGCGGGGACACCAACGCGTTCTTCGGTCTGGGCTTCAACATCCTGGTCAACGTCCTGACCCTGACCGGGCTGATGATCGGCGTCATCGCCGTTCCCGCCGGCGACGTGCTGGGCACCGTACTGCCGGCGCTGGGTGTCGCCCTGATTCTCGGCAACCTCTACTACACGTTCCTGGCCCGCCGACTTGCCCGGCGCGAGAACAGATCCGACGTCACCGCGCTGCCCTACGGCCCCAGTGTCCCGCACCTGTTCATCGTGATCTTCGTGGTGATGCTTCCGGTGTATCTCAACACCGACGACCCCATCCAGGCGTGGCAGGCCGGGTTGGCGTGGGCGTTCCTGATCGGCGTGATCGTCATGATCGGCGCGTTCGTCGGTCCCTACATCCGCAAGCTCACCCCGCGCGCTGCCATGCTCGGCACGCTTGCCGGCATCTCGATCACGTTCATCTCCATGCGCCCGGCGGCCCAGATGTGGGAGGCGGCCTGGATCGGCCTGCCCGTGCTGGCGATCATCCTGATCGGCTTCTTCACCAACGTGAAGATCCCCGGCGGCATCCCGATCGGGTTGGTGGCCCTGCTGATCGGCACCGCGATCGGCTGGGCGGGCGGGTACATGTCCGCTCCCGACGTCGGCCAGGCGGTCAGCGACATCGCGATCGGTATCCCGGATCTGCGGCTCGACATGCTGTTGAACGGACTTTCCGACCTGGCACCGCTGCTGGGTACGGCGATCCCGCTCGGCGTGTACAACTTCACCGAGGCGATGAGCAACGTCGAGAGCGCCGCGGCCGCCGGTGACAACTTCAATCTCCGCAGCGTGCTGCTCGCCGACGGCGCCGGCGCCGTGATCGGTTCCGCGTTCGGCTCACCGTTCCCGCCCGCGGTGTACATCGGCCACCCGGGCTGGAAAGACGCAGGCGGCCGTGCCGGGTACTCGCTGGCCAGCGGTGTCGTCATCGGAATCCTGTGCTTCCTCGGGCTTTTCGGAGTCCTCGACTCGCTGCTGCCGGTTCCCGCGATCGTGCCGATCCTGCTCTACATCGGCCTGCTCATCGGCGCACAGGCCTTCCAGGCCGTACCGCGACTACATGCCGTGGCGGTGGTCGCGGCGATCCTGCCGAACCTCGCACAGTGGGCGCACGGACTGATCGACAATGCCCTCAACGCCGCGGGGACGTCGGCGGCCGAGGTGACGACGGAGGCCCTCAACAGTGCCGGCGTCGTCTACGAGGGACTGAAGACGCTCGGTGAGGGGGCAGTGCTCGTCGGGCTGATTCTCGGCACGATGGTGACGTTCATCCTGGACAAGAAGTTCCTCTACGCCGCGATCGCGTCTGCGGTCGGGGCGGTGCTGTCGTTCATCGGCCTCATCCATGCGCCCCAGGTGGCGTGGGCGGCCAGCCCGCAGGTCGCGCTGGGATACGTGTTCTTCGGAATCGTCTGTGTCGCATTCTGGTTCCTGCCCGGCGCCAAGGACCCCGTGAATGTGAATGATCCGGACGAAGCGGACGTGGTGGCCGGGCATTAGTGCTCAGTCGGCGACGAACGGCACCTCGACACCGTCGGCGAGCACGACGTACATGCGCCGCCAGGGATCTGTGCCGACGAGGCGCCACTGGTGACCGGTGCCGGTGGTGTCCTCGGCCAGGAGGACGTCACCCGGATGCAGGGTGAACTCTTCGCCGTCGCGGGTCGTGAACACGAGCGTGCCTGCGAGCGTGACGACGAGCTGACGCACCGGTGCGGTGTGCCAGTCCAGGGTGCCGCCCGTCGCGGTCTCTTCGACCGTGACGTGCGTGGCGCCCATGGCCGTCGACACCAGGTCGGCGTTACGGCCTTCCGTCATTTCGAGCCGGCCGGTCTGGACATGGGATTCGTCGTCGGTGCCGGTCCACAATCTGACACAACGGATCATGAGCGTCACCGTAGTCGGCCGACGGGACGCCGGTCACACCGTGCAATCGAGGTGTCTTAGATTACCTAAGCTTTCGTGGACAACTGTAAATGAAGTCTTCTAGCCTGTAGCCATGTCCGACCGCGGCCGCAGCGCCGACCCCCGCGCCGAGCGGGTGCGTACCCGCCTCCGCGAGGCTGCCTTCGCCCTGGCACACGAGCATGCCGTCGACGAAATCACCGTCGGCGACCTCGTCACCCGGGCCGAGGTCAGCAGGCAGGTGTTCTACCGGCACTTCCGCGACCGCGACGACGCTGTCACCGCAGCCTTCAGCGACGCGTTCGACCGAGCGGTCGCCGGCGCTGACGGTGCCGACGCCCGCACCCGCGTCCTGGAACTGTTCGCCTTCGCTGACCGGCATCCGTCGATGTGTCGCAACATCGTCCCGAGCACCGTCAACCACCACGTGCTGACGATGTATCGCGACGCGCTGATGGCCCCGTGCCGGCAGATCGCCGCCGAGGGCATGGCGGTGCTCGACAGCATCGCCCCCCTACCTGCAGACGCCGTCAGCAGATTCCTGGTGGGCGGATTCATGGAGGTCCTGCGCTCCTGGATGGAGGACCCGCACGCCTCCGACCTGCATTCCCGTGTGCGAGCGGCGCTCCACACCGTCGACGTGCTCCTCGGCATCACCCAGAAAGGATCCACTCGTGGGTAGACACCACACCCCTGACCTCGCCGGCATCCGCAATCGCTCCGCGATCCGCACGACGGTGCTCGCCCTGGCCGGGCTGACCGTGTTCGTGATCGCGATGGTGGCCAGCTACTCGGGCGCGTTCGCCAAACCGGCACTGCACCACATGACCGTCGCGGTGGCGGCTCCGCAGCAGATCGTCGACGGCCTCCGGGACCAGAATGCGTTGTCCGTCAACGCCGTCGGTGATGCGGCGGCGGCCAGGGCGCAGGTCTATGAACGCACGGCCGACACCGCCTTCGCCGTCACGCCCGATCGCCAGATGACCATCTACGTGGCCGGCGGCGGTGGCCACAGTGTCGCGGCGGCCGCCGAGGTGGTCGGCCGGGCGACGGCCGAGCGGGCCGGCCTGACGCCGACCGTCGAGGACGTCGCACCGACGTCGGCCGGTGACCCGTCGGGCACCGTCGAGTTCTACGCCGTCATCTTCATCTCCATCGGCGCGTCACTGGGTGCGGCCCTGCTCGGCCGCCTGATGGGGACGGTGCGCACCCCGTCCACGCTGGCCCTGCGCACCGTGTCGCTGGCCGTTTTCTCCGCGGTGCTCGCCGGCGTCGTCACCGTCTACGTCGGGCCGGTGCTCGACGCGCTCACCGGCCACCCCCTGCAGGTGTTCGCCGTGCTGTGGCTCTACGCGATGGCCGTCGGAGGAGCCGTCACCGGGGTCGCCGCCGCGTTCGGCACCCTGGCCTCGGTGCTGCTCGGCCTGTTCCTCGTCGTGGTCGGCAATGCGGCGGCCGCAGGTCCGGTCGGCAGGCCGCTGCTGTCGGGCTTCTACTCGACGTTCAGCACGATCGTGCCGCAGGGATCCGGGGTGTCGCTGCTGCGCAGCATCTCCTACTTCGATGGCCACGGCGCCGTCACGCCGTTGGTCACGCTGGCCATCTGGGCCGCGGCAGGGTGTTGTCTGGCAGTCCTCGCCACCGCTGCCCGGGTGAATTATCGTGCCCTCTATGAACGCCGCGCCGGGGGGTACCGAGCCTTACTACGACCTCGGCTCCTACCATCGGCCGACTGACACTCCCTCTGCCGAGGCGCAGGTGTGGTTCGACCGGGGCATGGTGTGGTCCTACGCCTTCAACCATGAAGAGGC includes the following:
- a CDS encoding membrane protein; this translates as MGRHHTPDLAGIRNRSAIRTTVLALAGLTVFVIAMVASYSGAFAKPALHHMTVAVAAPQQIVDGLRDQNALSVNAVGDAAAARAQVYERTADTAFAVTPDRQMTIYVAGGGGHSVAAAAEVVGRATAERAGLTPTVEDVAPTSAGDPSGTVEFYAVIFISIGASLGAALLGRLMGTVRTPSTLALRTVSLAVFSAVLAGVVTVYVGPVLDALTGHPLQVFAVLWLYAMAVGGAVTGVAAAFGTLASVLLGLFLVVVGNAAAAGPVGRPLLSGFYSTFSTIVPQGSGVSLLRSISYFDGHGAVTPLVTLAIWAAAGCCLAVLATAARVNYRALYERRAGGYRALLRPRLLPSAD
- a CDS encoding allophanate hydrolase, with product MVDDFHGPSVGPSVAEILASHAGGTGSPTKTAARVADAIAARGDDGTWLSTVPRDRLIAAAEAIERRPGARTLPLYGVPFGVKDSIDVANQPTTLSCPDYSYIATATAPAVQRLLDAGALYVGKTNLDQFATGLNGTRTPYTIPRSVYGNEMISGGSSSGSALAVALGQVPFAVATDTAGSGRVPAALNGVVGYKPSRGLISTVGLVPACKSLDCLSVMASCIDDVDRALDAMVGRDDDDPWSRDRGSRFAGGTIRVGLPPESELEFFGDDDMRRAHLAFREHLARTHTIVEVSLEPFLAAGTLLYQGPWVAERLVEFGDFLAAQPESIHPVVRQIFEGGHKYTAVDTFTALQKLQELKAVVGRLWQRMDVFVLPTIGTTFTVDEVLAAPIDCNTMLGHYTHFGNLLDLLGAAIPLGMTADGRPYSAMLLGNALSDDTVLQLAAQILDEPRGPHPAPTSPSVVPTPAEERL
- a CDS encoding TetR/AcrR family transcriptional regulator yields the protein MSDRGRSADPRAERVRTRLREAAFALAHEHAVDEITVGDLVTRAEVSRQVFYRHFRDRDDAVTAAFSDAFDRAVAGADGADARTRVLELFAFADRHPSMCRNIVPSTVNHHVLTMYRDALMAPCRQIAAEGMAVLDSIAPLPADAVSRFLVGGFMEVLRSWMEDPHASDLHSRVRAALHTVDVLLGITQKGSTRG
- a CDS encoding SulP family inorganic anion transporter; amino-acid sequence: MSTDVTNSPATPPAEPAAEKPVSIPWWTRGDTNAFFGLGFNILVNVLTLTGLMIGVIAVPAGDVLGTVLPALGVALILGNLYYTFLARRLARRENRSDVTALPYGPSVPHLFIVIFVVMLPVYLNTDDPIQAWQAGLAWAFLIGVIVMIGAFVGPYIRKLTPRAAMLGTLAGISITFISMRPAAQMWEAAWIGLPVLAIILIGFFTNVKIPGGIPIGLVALLIGTAIGWAGGYMSAPDVGQAVSDIAIGIPDLRLDMLLNGLSDLAPLLGTAIPLGVYNFTEAMSNVESAAAAGDNFNLRSVLLADGAGAVIGSAFGSPFPPAVYIGHPGWKDAGGRAGYSLASGVVIGILCFLGLFGVLDSLLPVPAIVPILLYIGLLIGAQAFQAVPRLHAVAVVAAILPNLAQWAHGLIDNALNAAGTSAAEVTTEALNSAGVVYEGLKTLGEGAVLVGLILGTMVTFILDKKFLYAAIASAVGAVLSFIGLIHAPQVAWAASPQVALGYVFFGIVCVAFWFLPGAKDPVNVNDPDEADVVAGH
- a CDS encoding cupin domain-containing protein is translated as MIRCVRLWTGTDDESHVQTGRLEMTEGRNADLVSTAMGATHVTVEETATGGTLDWHTAPVRQLVVTLAGTLVFTTRDGEEFTLHPGDVLLAEDTTGTGHQWRLVGTDPWRRMYVVLADGVEVPFVAD
- a CDS encoding GntR family transcriptional regulator, with the protein product MAAPTEDPSRLVLPATLVEVTGHRLRDAILSGELAPGDKIVEEQLCADFGISRAPLREALRLLAQQGLVEHLPRRGSRVADWSPTDILQLFALRNVLERHAIETALPLPDPQHDLEPVRAALERMDVSADALDRDDAHRAFHAAVVSLANNRQLDIALEPILLKLQLPMAKNLREEARQHADSENGHNGSAHDGIERHKAILSALETNDPGVVVDAIRDHGHLDYLGLS
- a CDS encoding cysteine hydrolase family protein, whose product is MTHTVDVPAEPTSFPIVAGKTALIVIDMQRDFLLPGGFGESLGNDVGQLLKVVPPLASLIGAAREAGLMVIHTREGHQPDLADCPPAKLNRGAPSKRIGDPGRYGRILIRGEYGHDIVDELAPIDGEVVIDKPGKGAFYATELSDILTAAGITQLLITGVTTEVCVHTTTREANDRGYECLVVSDCVGSYFPEFQRIGLEMIKAQGGIFGWVADTAAVIPALTQLTTISV